A window of the Numenius arquata unplaced genomic scaffold, bNumArq3.hap1.1 HAP1_SCAFFOLD_1527, whole genome shotgun sequence genome harbors these coding sequences:
- the NEURL4 gene encoding LOW QUALITY PROTEIN: neuralized-like protein 4 (The sequence of the model RefSeq protein was modified relative to this genomic sequence to represent the inferred CDS: deleted 1 base in 1 codon): LPPAPAPPRAQPRPDKFPDSLDPPEGGAAWAGPGAALSNEALLFHEKCGALIKLSNGHKTAERRRPLDEFNNGVVLTNRPLRDGEMFEIRIDKLVDKWSGSIEIGVTAHNPNSLEYPATMTNLRSGTIMMSGCGILTNGKGTRREYCEFSLDELQEGDHIGLTRKANNALHFYINGIDQGVATTLTPLVVYGVVDLYGMAVKVTIVHNHNHSDRLRRNNAILRALSPEGGRRPPVSPQPPAGPPTGPPPPPRLLFHPNCGQKAAVVNEGRTALRPHATDDFNHGVVLSARALRDNELFQVRIDKMVDKWAGSIEIGVTTHNPAYLQLPSTMTNLRSGTWMMTGNGVMHNGTTVLDEYGHNLDRLKAGDTVGVVRRDDGTLHFFVNGVAQGPAAWNVPPNVYAVVDLYGQAAQATIVEDGEVTSVTGDGSEGDTPVSPESCPPSPGGSPSDLRFHRLHGTNAVITNGGRTALRQNCRSEFNDAIVISNRALRDGELFEIVIQKMVDRWSGSIEAGVTAIRPEDLEFPNTMTDIDYDTWMLSGTAIMQDGNTLRNNYGCDLDSLGTGSRIGMMRTARGDLRYFINGHDQGVACSGLPAEVYAVVDLYGQCVQVSLTGATGPADNSLAPGGAPEKACPLPSPAPGPCQRFHGRCGQNVALGAEGLGAARVAGYCHGLVFSRSHLRPGELFEVRIEALDERWAGSVRLGLTALPPGQGPPGPPALPPTLLDLPAPPTWVVAGAEVRRNGTLTRHNYGVSLDRLTVGNRLGVRRGPDDTMHILVDGEDMGPAATGVAKNAFVALDLYGRVTAVSIVSGPPTFLGCHGKNILLSNGNRTATRVSSYNQGLVVVGQPLPPGRLFQ; this comes from the exons gcGCGGCGTGGGCGGGTCCCGGGGCGGCGCTGTCCAATGAGGCGCTGCTCTTCCACGAGAAGTGCGGGGCCCTCATCAAGCTGAGCAACGGGCACAAGACGGCCGAGCGCCGCCGGCCCCTCGACGAGTTCAACAACGGCGTCGTCCTCACCAACCGGCCCCTGCGCGACGGGGAGATGTTCGAG atCCGTATCGACAAACTGGTGGACAAATGGTCGGGGTCCATCGAAATCGGGGTGACGGCCCATAACCCCAACAGCCTGGAGTACCCCGCCACCATGACCAACCTCCGCTCAG ggACCATCATGATGAGCGGCTGCGGGATCCTGACCAACGGGAAGGGGACGAGGCGCGAGTACTGCGAGTTCAGCCTCGACGAGCTGCAG GAAGGGGACCACATCGGCCTGACCCGAAAAGCCAACAACGCCCTTCACTTCTACATCAACGGCATCGACcaag GGGTGGCAACGACCTTGACCCCACTGGTGGTCTACGGGGTGGTGGACCTCTACGGGATGGCGGTGAAGGTCACCATCGTCCACAACCACAACCACAGCGACCGCCTACGCCGCAACAACGCCATCCTGCGGGCCTTGTCACCCGAGGGTGGCCGCCGTCCCCCCGTGTCACCTCAGCCACCCGCTGGGCCACCGACAgggccaccacccccaccccggctcctCTTCCACCCCAACTGCGGGCAGAAGGCGGCCGTGGTCAACGAGGGACGGACGGCGCTGAGGCCACA cgCCACGGACGACTTCAACCATGGGGTGGTGCTAAGCGCCCGGGCCCTGAGGGACAACGAGCTCTTCCAGGTCCGCATCGACAAGATGGTGGACAAGTGGGCGGGGTCCATCGAGATTGGGGTCACCACCCACAACCCCGCCtacctccagctgccctccacTATGACCAACCTGCGCTCAG GCACCTGGATGATGACGGGCAACGGGGTGATGCACAACGGCACCACTGTCCTGGACGAGTATGGCCACAACCTGGACCGCCTCAAG gctggggacacggtgggggtgGTGCGGAGGGACGATGGGACCCTCCACTTCTTCGTCAATGGGGTGGCCCAAGGACCCGCCGCCTGGAATGTCCCCCCCAACGTCTATGCTGTGGTGGACCTCTATGGCCAGGCCGCCCAGGCCACCATCGTGGAGGATGGGG AGGTGACATCGGTGACGGGTGATGGGTCAGAAGGTGACACCCCGGTGTCCCCCGAGAGTTGTCCCCCGTCCCCGGGGGGTTCCCCCAGTGACCTTCGCTTCCACCGCCTCCACGGCACCAACGCTGTCATCACCAACGGGGGACGCACCGCCCTGCGCCAGAACTGCCGCTCCGAGTTCAACGATGCCATCGTCATCTCCAACCG ggcgCTGAGGGACGGGGAGCTCTTCGAGATCGTCATCCAGAAGATGGTGGACCGTTGGTCGGGCTCCATCGAGGCCG gggtcACCGCCATCCGCCCCGAGGACCTGGAGTTCCCCAACACCATGACGGACATCGACTACGACACCTGGATGCTGAG CGGCACGGCCATCATGCAGGACGGGAACACGCTGAGGAACAACTACGGGTGCGACCTGGACTCGCTGGGGACGGGGTCGCGCATCGGGATGATGAGGACGGCCAGGGGCGACCTGCGCTACTTCATCAACGGCCACGACCAGGGGGTGGCCTGCTCCGGGCTGCCCGCCG AGGTGTACGCGGTGGTGGACCTCTATGGGCAGTGTGTCCAGGTGTCCCTCACGGGGGCCACCGGCCCGGCCGACAACAGCCTGGCCCCCGGGGGGGCCCCTGAGAAggcctgtcccctcccctccccag cccccggcccctgCCAGCGCTTCCACGGCCGCTGCGGCCAGAACGTGGCCCTGGGGGCCGAGGGGCTGGGGGCCGCCCGCGTGGCCGGCTACTGCCACGGCCTGGTCTTCAGCCGCTCCCACCTCCGGCCCGGAGAGCTCTTCGAG GTGCGGATTGAGGCGCTGGACGAGCGCTGGGCGGGCTCGGTGCGGTTGGGGCTGACGGCGCTGCCCCCCGGGcagggcccccccggcccccccgccctgccccccaccctcctggacctccccgccccccccacctgggTGGTGGCGGGGGCCGAGGTGCGGCGCAACGGGACCCTCACCCGCCATAACTACGGCGTCTCCCTCGACCGGCTGacg gtggggAACCGTCTGGGGGTGCGTCGCGGCCCCGACGACACGATGCACATCCTGGTGGACGGGGAGGACAtgggccccgccgccaccggcgtCGCCAAG aaCGCCTTCGTGGCCCTGGACCTGTACGGGCGGGTGACGGCCGTGTCCATCGTCAgc